A window of Polyodon spathula isolate WHYD16114869_AA chromosome 30, ASM1765450v1, whole genome shotgun sequence contains these coding sequences:
- the ripply3 gene encoding protein ripply3, whose amino-acid sequence MESTVYTLKAQVTHACQCCRHMHLPPNRGPAKCSPAMWRPWIQTNRDIQMSQSQTDSMGTRRTGGALGFQHPVRLYMPKSKSHDYLNSMGEKVLASFPVQATIHFYNDDSDSEEDEEEIQEERGLPRL is encoded by the exons ATGGAATCCACGGTCTATACTCTTAAGGCTCAAGTGACCCATGCTTGCCAGTGCTGCAGACACATGCATTTACCACCGAACCGGGGACCAGCAAAATG CAGTCCTGCCATGTGGAGACCCTGGATCCAGACCAACAGAGACATTCAAATGAGTCAAAGTCAG ACAGACAGTATGGGCACTCGGAGGACAGGAGGAGCTCTGGGGTTCCAACATCCAGTCAG ACTTTACATGCCCAAGTCCAAATCCCACGACTATCTAAACAGCATGGGAGAGAAGGTTCTGGCCAGCTTCCCTGTGCAAGCAACAATCCACTTCTACAACGACGACTCGGATTCcgaggaggacgaggaggaaATCCAAGAGGAGAGGGGCCTCCCTCGATTATGA